From one Culex quinquefasciatus strain JHB chromosome 3, VPISU_Cqui_1.0_pri_paternal, whole genome shotgun sequence genomic stretch:
- the LOC6042886 gene encoding cytochrome P450 4C1: MVVGVTHPELIQKLLNDPNCLEKPFFYDFLNMKHGLISARIDFWKVSRKVLNPTMNVKFLHDSIPVFEKCSRNMVNRMKACPKLEEPIDVLPFTMQCSLEMVCATTMGAEVLEREGSQKFMEDTEEYV; this comes from the exons ATGGTGGTTGGAGTTACACATCCCGAGTTGATCCAGAAGTTGCTCAACGATCCGAACTGTCTGGAGAAGCCGTTCTTCTACGATTTTCTGAACATGAAGCACGGCTTGATTTCGGCTAGAA TCGATTTCTGGAAGGTCAGTCGAAAAGTGCTCAACCCAACGATGAACGTGAAGTTCCTGCACGATTCGATACcagtgtttgaaaaatgttcccGAAACATGGTGAACCGGATGAAGGCCTGTCCAAAGCTCGAGGAACCCATCGACGTCCTTCCGTTCACCATGCAGTGCTCGCTGGAGATGGTTTGTGCTACCACGATGGGAGCGGAGGTTCTGGAGCGCGAAGGTAGTCAAAAGTTTATGGAAGACACCGAAGAGTATGTGTAA